The Deltaproteobacteria bacterium genome contains a region encoding:
- a CDS encoding SDR family oxidoreductase has translation MDITEPKILKEDVLILADNQFSKDNVCIVSGAGTGIGRATAIAAAANGLMVAGLDIDEKAGLKTRKLAREMGGQMVFIRTDLTRDKEVTRAVEEAAKLGSIKFLANIAGIQHIDSIENFPMEKFDYMHRLMLRAPFYLSKLVLPHIRRSRGGTGAIGNMASIHAHICTVNKPAYNIMKFGLRALTQSIAAEGMGEIRSFTVSTGFVKTGLALGQIPAQARQRGISEEAVVSDVMMGSSRVKEMMSPIEVGNLFVFGFSRFAKYLIGGDLLLDGGIVKTYAQK, from the coding sequence ATGGATATTACCGAACCGAAAATTTTAAAAGAGGATGTATTGATACTGGCGGACAACCAGTTTTCCAAGGACAATGTTTGCATCGTGTCCGGAGCCGGAACGGGGATTGGACGAGCGACGGCGATAGCGGCGGCTGCAAACGGCCTCATGGTTGCCGGACTGGACATCGACGAAAAAGCGGGCCTGAAAACCCGGAAACTAGCCCGCGAGATGGGCGGCCAGATGGTATTCATCCGGACCGATCTCACCCGTGACAAAGAGGTGACCCGTGCCGTCGAGGAAGCTGCCAAGCTGGGATCAATCAAGTTTTTAGCCAACATTGCCGGTATTCAGCACATCGATTCCATCGAAAACTTCCCCATGGAAAAATTCGACTATATGCATCGCCTGATGCTCAGGGCCCCGTTTTATCTATCCAAGCTGGTACTGCCGCATATACGCAGGAGCCGGGGAGGTACGGGCGCCATCGGGAATATGGCATCTATTCATGCCCACATATGCACCGTCAACAAACCGGCTTACAATATCATGAAATTCGGTTTGCGGGCCTTGACCCAGAGCATTGCTGCCGAGGGCATGGGGGAAATCCGGTCTTTTACCGTCAGCACGGGGTTTGTGAAAACCGGTTTGGCGCTGGGGCAGATTCCCGCTCAGGCCAGGCAACGCGGCATCAGCGAGGAGGCGGTCGTTTCCGATGTGATGATGGGGTCGTCTCGGGTCAAAGAGATGATGAGCCCCATAGAGGTGGGGAATCTCTTTGTGTTCGGTTTTTCCCGGTTTGCAAAATACCTGATAGGCGGAGACCTCCTGCTGGACGGGGGCATCGTCAAGACCTATGCGCAGAAATAG
- a CDS encoding LysR family transcriptional regulator, with the protein MDRADFGFRELEIFCKVVELESFSRAAAAVFLAQASVSERVASLEKKVGTRLLDRLGRKVIPTSAGEILHKHATLILEMKKNAQQELESFLGLEKGEVSMGGSTIPGEYILPDVISRFKKKYPHITVNLSIAGSGDIEQRVLGGGLELGVIGWKSSHPNLLVRNLWSDELVLAVPAYHPWAGRTAVPLQELTKAPFIMRQAGSGTLKIVQDHLAATGKDAGKLNIVARVGSSTAVKEGIKSGLGLSILSSRAIKMEMEAGVLKALKIEGRSMLRGFYLIRNRLRMASPACRAMADFLRSSAEEEKS; encoded by the coding sequence ATGGATCGTGCCGACTTCGGTTTTCGCGAACTTGAAATTTTCTGCAAGGTAGTCGAGCTGGAAAGTTTTTCCAGGGCAGCCGCGGCGGTCTTCCTTGCCCAGGCCTCTGTAAGCGAAAGGGTTGCCTCCCTGGAAAAAAAAGTGGGAACCCGGTTGTTGGACCGGTTGGGCAGGAAGGTAATTCCCACAAGCGCCGGTGAAATTCTCCACAAGCATGCCACCCTGATCCTGGAAATGAAAAAAAATGCCCAACAGGAGCTGGAAAGTTTTCTCGGTTTGGAAAAAGGAGAGGTTTCCATGGGCGGCAGTACGATCCCCGGCGAATACATCCTTCCCGACGTGATAAGTCGATTTAAAAAGAAATATCCGCATATCACCGTCAATCTCTCCATTGCCGGCAGCGGCGATATCGAGCAGCGGGTGCTGGGCGGCGGACTCGAGTTGGGCGTGATTGGATGGAAGAGTTCCCATCCGAACCTGCTGGTCCGGAATCTGTGGTCTGACGAACTTGTACTGGCCGTGCCCGCATATCACCCATGGGCCGGACGCACGGCCGTGCCCTTGCAGGAGCTGACCAAAGCGCCCTTTATCATGAGGCAGGCGGGATCCGGCACGCTGAAAATCGTGCAGGATCACCTGGCTGCCACCGGCAAGGATGCCGGCAAACTGAATATCGTCGCCCGGGTCGGCTCGTCCACGGCTGTCAAGGAAGGTATTAAATCCGGCCTGGGTCTTTCCATCCTGTCGTCGAGGGCCATCAAAATGGAAATGGAAGCAGGCGTCCTCAAAGCGCTGAAGATCGAAGGGCGTTCCATGCTGCGCGGTTTCTACCTGATCCGCAACCGACTGCGGATGGCCTCACCCGCATGCCGGGCCATGGCCGATTTTCTGAGATCCAGTGCGGAAGAAGAAAAAAGTTGA
- a CDS encoding acyl--CoA ligase: MDTIFIKVLTRSLKNCGEKRALTFIRDGIPDVALSFGRLDRLANGFARNLIGLGVVKGDRVLLIMEKCPVFLIAHLGILKAGAISVPLNPGFKKNELDYFLKDSGACLVVADEERSRIIRELNPALKSLVVDTRLAPDVRSQDQGAEEKAPAVDMSPDDPALIIYTSGTTGKPKGAVLSHANLLNDARNINRVWAIGAADTICHALPLFHVHGLCFAFHTAMLAGSHVVMMEKFEAGRALEVLSVKQGNLACTVFMAVPAMYIRLVRALQDQERRDFKHIRLWTSGSAPLLESTFESIRQTLGREPVEREGMSETGMNFTNPLKGEKKPGSIGIPLPGVVARIVDPRTGRDVAEGEIGEIWLKGKSITKGYWKNPEATAASFHREWFKTGDLGRVDRQGYYYLTDRMKNIIISGGENISPKEIEAVINRMEAVSVVVVAGIPDEKWGEKVVAAIVLKEGADLSAEQVARECRRHLHDWKCPKKIVFVKAIPRNVMGKVLVDKVRELFTEERM, encoded by the coding sequence ATGGATACGATATTCATAAAAGTGCTGACGAGAAGCCTAAAAAACTGCGGCGAAAAGAGAGCGCTTACCTTCATCCGGGATGGGATTCCCGATGTGGCCCTAAGCTTCGGGCGTCTGGACCGGCTGGCAAACGGTTTTGCCCGTAATCTGATTGGGTTGGGCGTCGTCAAGGGCGACCGGGTGCTTCTGATAATGGAAAAATGCCCTGTTTTTTTGATAGCCCACCTGGGCATTCTAAAGGCAGGTGCCATAAGCGTGCCCTTGAACCCGGGATTCAAAAAAAACGAGCTGGACTACTTCCTGAAAGACTCGGGCGCTTGCCTGGTGGTTGCGGATGAAGAACGGTCGAGGATCATAAGGGAACTGAACCCGGCATTGAAAAGCCTGGTCGTCGATACCCGTCTGGCACCGGACGTTCGATCGCAGGACCAGGGCGCCGAGGAAAAGGCGCCTGCTGTTGACATGTCGCCAGATGACCCTGCGTTGATAATCTACACATCCGGGACTACCGGCAAACCCAAAGGCGCTGTTCTCAGTCACGCCAACCTCCTCAACGACGCCCGGAACATCAACCGGGTGTGGGCAATCGGTGCCGCCGATACCATCTGCCATGCGCTGCCTTTGTTTCATGTCCATGGACTGTGTTTTGCCTTTCACACCGCCATGCTGGCAGGATCGCATGTGGTCATGATGGAAAAGTTCGAAGCGGGAAGGGCGCTCGAGGTCCTGTCGGTAAAGCAGGGAAATCTTGCCTGCACCGTTTTCATGGCGGTTCCGGCCATGTACATCCGGTTGGTCAGGGCATTACAGGATCAGGAAAGGCGGGATTTCAAACACATTCGCCTGTGGACTTCCGGGTCGGCACCGCTTTTGGAGAGCACCTTCGAAAGCATCCGGCAGACACTGGGCCGGGAACCGGTCGAGCGCGAGGGCATGTCCGAAACCGGTATGAATTTTACCAATCCCCTGAAGGGTGAGAAGAAGCCCGGCTCTATAGGAATTCCTTTACCGGGGGTTGTGGCGAGAATTGTCGATCCCCGGACAGGCAGGGATGTTGCGGAGGGGGAAATCGGTGAAATCTGGCTCAAAGGAAAATCGATTACCAAAGGCTACTGGAAAAACCCCGAAGCCACTGCCGCATCGTTTCACCGGGAGTGGTTCAAAACCGGCGACCTGGGCCGGGTCGACCGACAGGGGTATTATTACCTGACCGACCGTATGAAAAATATCATCATTTCAGGCGGGGAGAACATTTCACCCAAGGAGATCGAGGCGGTTATCAACCGGATGGAGGCCGTGAGCGTGGTCGTGGTGGCGGGGATTCCGGATGAAAAATGGGGTGAAAAGGTGGTGGCCGCCATTGTTCTCAAGGAGGGTGCCGACCTGAGCGCGGAACAGGTGGCGCGGGAGTGCCGCCGCCACCTGCATGATTGGAAGTGCCCCAAAAAGATCGTTTTCGTGAAAGCGATACCCAGGAATGTGATGGGCAAGGTGCTGGTGGATAAGGTGCGTGAACTTTTTACTGAGGAGCGGATGTGA
- a CDS encoding acetyl-CoA C-acyltransferase, producing the protein MKDVVIVSACRTAIGTFGGTLKDIHAATLAKTTMAAAIERAGIDPATIDDVRYGCCMEPVDALNVTRTAALLAGIPDAVPAVTINRVCISGMEAALSGMAMIQAGMADIILAGGVEQMSGVPYVVPAARWGCRLQDREFVDALIRGLHCGSHIIPHPEDGPVDAEKPPLSFFKGKPYIMGHTAEFVAQHLGITREESDEVALRSQNNVERATNDGSFKDEIVPIEVPRRKKDPIVFDKDEHFRPGLTIDQLQKLPPAFVPKTGTVTAGNASGINDGSAAMVLMSAEKARELGLEPLAKIVATGRGGCHPSVMGLSPVPAVRDLMKRSGLKIDDFELVEVNEAFAAQYIGCERELGLNREITNINGSGIGLGHPVGATGARIMTTLMYALRKKGKSLGLATLCGGGGVSMACALEIM; encoded by the coding sequence ATGAAAGATGTTGTCATTGTCTCGGCCTGCCGGACGGCCATCGGCACTTTCGGCGGAACGCTAAAGGATATCCATGCTGCCACCCTGGCCAAAACGACCATGGCTGCCGCCATTGAAAGGGCCGGCATCGATCCAGCCACCATCGACGACGTACGCTACGGCTGTTGTATGGAGCCCGTCGACGCGCTCAACGTCACCCGCACAGCCGCTTTGCTGGCCGGTATCCCCGACGCGGTGCCCGCCGTTACCATCAACCGCGTGTGCATTTCCGGCATGGAAGCCGCCCTTTCGGGCATGGCCATGATTCAAGCCGGTATGGCCGACATCATCCTTGCCGGAGGCGTAGAACAGATGTCCGGCGTCCCCTATGTGGTACCGGCCGCTCGCTGGGGCTGTCGCCTGCAGGACAGGGAATTTGTGGACGCTCTCATCCGGGGTCTCCACTGCGGTTCGCACATCATCCCCCACCCTGAAGACGGGCCGGTGGACGCGGAAAAACCGCCGCTCAGCTTTTTCAAGGGCAAACCATACATCATGGGGCACACGGCCGAATTTGTCGCCCAGCATCTGGGAATAACCAGGGAGGAAAGCGACGAAGTGGCCCTGCGGAGTCAGAACAATGTCGAAAGGGCCACCAACGACGGTTCCTTCAAGGACGAAATTGTTCCCATCGAGGTCCCCAGACGCAAAAAGGACCCCATCGTCTTCGACAAGGACGAGCATTTCCGACCGGGGTTGACCATCGACCAGCTGCAGAAGCTGCCCCCGGCCTTTGTCCCCAAAACAGGCACCGTCACCGCTGGCAACGCCAGCGGCATCAATGACGGATCGGCGGCCATGGTGCTGATGTCCGCCGAAAAGGCCCGGGAATTGGGCCTCGAGCCCCTGGCAAAAATCGTCGCCACGGGCAGGGGCGGCTGCCATCCGTCCGTTATGGGCCTCTCCCCTGTCCCGGCCGTACGTGATTTGATGAAACGCAGCGGCCTCAAAATAGATGATTTCGAACTCGTTGAAGTCAATGAAGCGTTTGCCGCCCAGTATATCGGTTGCGAGAGAGAGCTGGGGCTGAACCGCGAGATCACCAATATCAACGGATCAGGCATCGGATTGGGCCATCCCGTTGGCGCCACCGGCGCCCGCATTATGACCACGCTGATGTACGCCCTGCGAAAGAAGGGCAAAAGCCTCGGCCTGGCCACCCTGTGCGGCGGCGGCGGCGTTTCCATGGCCTGCGCCCTGGAAATCATGTGA
- a CDS encoding Lrp/AsnC family transcriptional regulator, with protein MKIDETIIDIIKHLRDGRKSLKKIADDLNLAENTVRSRVNQLKSEGILEIAGVIDPEALPGHRVVMVGVKLSTMSLVKKGEEFSRLKGVVSVSVVTGRFDLILMVLLKEGFGLLEFYTEEVARLTDVQSVETFVVYKSYNLRVPYIL; from the coding sequence GTGAAGATCGACGAAACCATCATCGATATCATCAAACACCTGCGTGACGGCCGCAAATCATTGAAAAAAATCGCCGACGATCTAAACCTGGCTGAAAACACCGTGCGCTCCCGGGTCAATCAGCTTAAAAGCGAAGGCATCCTGGAAATTGCAGGCGTTATCGACCCGGAAGCCCTTCCCGGTCACAGGGTGGTGATGGTGGGCGTCAAACTGTCCACCATGAGCCTGGTAAAAAAGGGAGAGGAGTTCAGTAGACTGAAAGGCGTCGTCTCCGTGAGCGTGGTCACGGGCCGCTTCGACCTCATTCTTATGGTGCTATTGAAGGAAGGCTTCGGCCTGCTGGAATTTTACACTGAAGAGGTCGCGCGCCTTACGGATGTCCAATCCGTGGAAACATTCGTGGTTTACAAGAGCTACAACTTGCGCGTACCTTACATATTATAG
- a CDS encoding NAD-dependent succinate-semialdehyde dehydrogenase, which produces MYINGKWMTDAGKRFAVFNPATGKKIGEVADGGTEETIAAIEAAHTAFPSWSKTTAYQRSRYLYQAYGLMMENKEHLAEVMTTEQGKPLQAARNEVQYGADFLLWFAEEAKRVYGETIPAPRPDQRFMVLHQPVGVVGAITPWNYPISMITRKVAPALAAGCTIVLKPAEATPICAVETFKILEKAGIPPGVANLVTALDPSPVGQEFLSNPLVRKLTFTGSTGVGKLLARGAAEQMKRISLELGGHAPFIVFEDADPVYAAKGAMLVKFLNTGQACISPNRIFVHKSGLEAFMKEARHRVAVMKAGNGMESGVRVGPLVGPEALKKVERQVNDALDKGAELVIGGKRLTEEGLDKGYFYAPTILRGVTPDMRIYREETFGPVAPVIAFESEEEVIEMANDTVYGLASYVYTRDISRAMRMFEALRFGIVGINDINPTAAAAPFGGMKESGLGREGGREGIAEYLETKLGGFSV; this is translated from the coding sequence ATGTACATCAATGGAAAATGGATGACGGACGCCGGAAAACGTTTTGCCGTTTTCAATCCGGCTACGGGAAAGAAAATCGGAGAGGTTGCCGACGGCGGGACCGAAGAGACGATCGCAGCCATCGAGGCCGCCCACACGGCCTTCCCGTCCTGGTCAAAAACCACCGCCTATCAACGCTCCCGATATCTCTACCAGGCCTACGGCCTCATGATGGAAAACAAGGAGCATCTCGCCGAGGTCATGACCACGGAACAGGGAAAGCCCCTCCAGGCGGCCAGAAACGAAGTCCAGTACGGTGCCGATTTCCTGCTGTGGTTCGCCGAAGAAGCCAAGCGGGTGTACGGCGAAACCATTCCGGCCCCCCGACCCGATCAGCGCTTTATGGTCCTGCACCAACCGGTGGGTGTCGTCGGCGCGATCACGCCCTGGAACTATCCCATCTCCATGATCACCCGCAAGGTGGCCCCGGCCCTGGCCGCGGGCTGCACCATCGTGCTGAAACCTGCGGAAGCCACCCCGATATGCGCCGTCGAGACCTTCAAAATCCTGGAAAAGGCGGGGATCCCTCCCGGCGTGGCCAACCTGGTAACGGCCCTGGACCCTTCCCCGGTCGGACAGGAATTCCTCTCTAATCCCCTGGTCCGCAAGCTGACCTTCACCGGGTCCACCGGCGTAGGCAAACTGCTGGCCAGAGGTGCTGCGGAACAGATGAAACGAATATCCCTGGAACTGGGCGGTCATGCCCCCTTTATCGTTTTCGAGGACGCCGACCCGGTTTATGCAGCCAAGGGCGCCATGCTGGTAAAATTCCTGAACACCGGCCAGGCCTGCATCAGCCCCAACCGTATTTTTGTACACAAAAGCGGCCTGGAGGCGTTTATGAAGGAAGCCCGCCACCGGGTGGCGGTCATGAAGGCGGGCAACGGCATGGAAAGCGGCGTACGCGTCGGCCCCCTGGTCGGACCCGAGGCCCTTAAGAAGGTCGAAAGGCAGGTGAACGATGCCCTGGACAAAGGCGCCGAGCTGGTTATCGGTGGCAAACGCCTGACAGAAGAGGGATTGGACAAGGGTTATTTTTACGCACCGACCATTTTGCGGGGTGTCACCCCGGACATGCGGATATACCGGGAGGAGACCTTCGGACCGGTGGCCCCGGTCATCGCCTTCGAATCCGAAGAAGAGGTCATCGAGATGGCCAACGACACCGTTTACGGGCTGGCATCTTATGTCTACACGCGGGATATCTCACGGGCCATGCGCATGTTCGAAGCCCTACGCTTCGGCATCGTGGGCATCAACGACATCAATCCCACGGCGGCAGCGGCACCCTTCGGCGGCATGAAGGAGAGCGGCCTGGGGCGGGAAGGCGGGCGGGAAGGCATCGCCGAGTACCTGGAAACCAAGTTGGGCGGCTTTTCGGTTTGA
- a CDS encoding methylenetetrahydrofolate reductase C-terminal domain-containing protein: MLRVFQNDLLDPERFVVTLELVPGRESTGRSVDAVIGIAKDAFADGRISAVSITDNPGGNPSLSPDAIGYRIFSLGMDVIVHFTCRDMNRVGMESRALQLAMMGMKNILALTGDYSGKGFGGQGAPVFDLDSVNLQILFTLISQRMQNAGDPDGFFTGCAVSPFKSTEGECMAQYAKMSRKVAAGARFIITQLGYDARKFQELIGVQRHMDLDVPTLGSVYVLSPGAAAVMHQGKVPGAVVSDRLLRTVQNEWRDRKNGRRFSIERAARLAAVLRGLGYRGIHIGGIHSDFSTVGLILDRMEQIKDDWREFLADFKHPQAGGFYAFREIPPQPVKTPVFGTKVSRPSIPERLLYTTLRRSHALFFDRRSRLAPLYRAACRAMDGHRAGRLLVHFFEHPLKRMLLGCLQCGDCAIQHVGFLCPESGCPKHTRNGACGGSLQGMCEVHPDRQCIWFRAHNRLAPHKKTEELCTSCVPPRMWELNNTSSWLNFHLDRDHQNNGREIADFCRQTVCRLVPAGKGDS; this comes from the coding sequence ATGCTGCGTGTTTTTCAAAATGACCTCCTGGATCCCGAACGGTTCGTCGTCACCCTGGAACTGGTGCCCGGCCGGGAATCCACGGGCCGGTCCGTGGACGCCGTTATCGGCATTGCCAAGGACGCGTTTGCAGACGGACGCATATCAGCGGTTTCCATTACCGACAATCCCGGCGGCAACCCCTCGTTAAGCCCGGACGCCATCGGCTACCGCATCTTTTCGCTGGGTATGGATGTCATCGTCCATTTTACCTGCCGGGACATGAACCGCGTCGGTATGGAAAGCCGCGCGCTCCAGCTGGCCATGATGGGCATGAAAAACATCCTGGCCCTCACCGGCGATTATTCCGGCAAGGGGTTCGGCGGCCAGGGAGCGCCGGTATTCGACCTGGATTCGGTCAATTTGCAGATCCTGTTCACGCTCATCAGCCAGCGCATGCAGAACGCCGGCGACCCCGACGGTTTTTTCACCGGTTGTGCGGTCTCTCCCTTCAAAAGCACGGAAGGCGAGTGCATGGCCCAGTACGCCAAAATGAGTCGCAAGGTGGCGGCCGGGGCCCGCTTCATCATCACCCAGTTGGGATACGATGCCCGAAAATTTCAAGAACTGATCGGCGTCCAGCGTCACATGGATTTGGACGTCCCCACCCTGGGATCGGTTTACGTACTCTCCCCCGGCGCCGCCGCGGTCATGCATCAAGGGAAGGTGCCGGGTGCCGTGGTTTCCGACCGGCTGCTGCGAACCGTTCAGAATGAATGGCGGGACAGGAAGAACGGCAGACGGTTTTCCATCGAAAGGGCCGCCCGCCTGGCGGCCGTGCTCAGAGGTCTCGGATACCGGGGTATTCACATCGGAGGCATTCATAGCGACTTTTCGACCGTGGGCCTCATTTTAGACCGCATGGAGCAGATAAAAGACGACTGGCGTGAATTTCTCGCCGATTTCAAGCATCCACAAGCCGGCGGGTTCTATGCTTTCAGGGAAATACCGCCCCAGCCGGTGAAGACACCCGTTTTCGGAACGAAGGTCAGCCGGCCCTCAATTCCCGAACGTCTGCTTTACACCACGCTGAGGCGCAGCCACGCGCTCTTTTTCGACCGCCGATCCCGGCTGGCCCCTTTGTACCGCGCTGCCTGCCGGGCCATGGACGGCCATAGAGCGGGACGGCTCCTCGTGCATTTTTTCGAACACCCGCTAAAGCGCATGCTACTCGGCTGTTTGCAGTGCGGCGACTGCGCCATTCAGCACGTGGGGTTTCTGTGTCCCGAATCCGGGTGTCCCAAGCATACCCGCAACGGTGCCTGCGGCGGCAGTCTACAGGGCATGTGCGAAGTGCATCCGGACCGCCAGTGCATCTGGTTCCGTGCCCACAACCGCCTGGCGCCACATAAAAAAACCGAAGAACTGTGCACAAGCTGCGTGCCGCCGCGCATGTGGGAATTGAATAACACCTCATCCTGGCTGAATTTTCATCTGGACCGTGATCACCAGAACAACGGTAGGGAAATCGCCGATTTCTGCCGTCAAACAGTCTGCCGGCTCGTGCCGGCCGGCAAAGGGGACAGCTGA
- a CDS encoding amidase: protein MGNPIYYMDATDLAAMIRQKELSAVEVLRVFLDRIEDVNPKINALCALRPPEELLEAARACDEKIRGGEPLGPLHGMPLAVKDLALTRGIVTTFGSRIYKNFIPDQDELFVERLRAAGAIVIGKTNTPEFGAGSHTFNEVYGITRNPYDLSRTAGGSSGGAAAALASGMVPLADGSDLGGSLRNPAAFCNVVGLRPSPGRVPAWPATSAWQTLSVEGPMARTVRDVALLLSVMAGPDSRAPGAMDESGAVFSGPLERDFNGTRIAWTTDLGRFPVQAQVAACCRQSLDAFQTMGCRIDENQPDVGDAFDAFQTLRAFQFLDLAGDYEKYGELMKDTVVWNITKGLGLSARDVARAEEARSEFYQRVHAFLKIYEFLLLPTTQVAPFPVEQEWVREIEGVHMDTYIDWMAMNCLVTLTGLPAVSVPCGFTGEGLPVGLQIVGRHHRDLDVLQLAHAFEQITRFSSNRPAIDREAA from the coding sequence ATGGGCAACCCGATTTACTATATGGACGCGACCGACCTCGCCGCCATGATCCGACAAAAGGAGCTTTCCGCCGTCGAGGTTTTGCGGGTCTTCCTCGATCGCATCGAGGACGTCAACCCGAAGATCAACGCCCTCTGCGCGTTGCGCCCTCCCGAGGAGTTGTTGGAAGCCGCCCGGGCTTGCGACGAAAAGATCCGGGGGGGAGAACCACTGGGGCCTCTTCACGGGATGCCGCTGGCTGTCAAAGACCTGGCATTGACCAGGGGCATCGTTACGACGTTCGGTTCCCGGATCTACAAAAATTTCATTCCCGATCAGGACGAGCTTTTCGTGGAGCGGTTGCGGGCCGCCGGCGCCATTGTTATCGGCAAGACCAACACGCCTGAATTCGGGGCGGGGTCACACACCTTCAACGAGGTCTACGGCATCACCAGAAATCCCTACGACCTGAGCAGAACGGCAGGCGGCAGCAGCGGCGGGGCGGCGGCCGCCCTGGCATCCGGAATGGTGCCCCTGGCCGACGGCAGCGACCTGGGCGGGTCTTTGCGCAATCCGGCCGCTTTCTGCAACGTGGTCGGCTTGCGGCCTTCGCCCGGGCGCGTACCGGCCTGGCCGGCGACATCCGCCTGGCAGACCCTGAGCGTAGAAGGGCCCATGGCACGCACGGTGAGGGACGTGGCGCTGTTGCTGTCGGTGATGGCCGGCCCGGACAGCAGGGCGCCCGGGGCTATGGACGAATCCGGCGCCGTTTTTTCGGGGCCCTTGGAGCGGGACTTCAACGGCACCCGCATTGCCTGGACAACCGACCTGGGAAGGTTTCCCGTACAAGCACAGGTTGCGGCATGCTGTCGACAATCCCTGGATGCCTTCCAAACCATGGGCTGTCGCATCGACGAGAACCAGCCAGATGTCGGCGACGCTTTCGATGCTTTTCAGACCTTGAGGGCGTTCCAGTTCCTCGACCTTGCCGGGGATTATGAAAAATACGGCGAACTCATGAAAGACACCGTCGTCTGGAACATTACCAAGGGTCTCGGCCTTTCCGCCAGAGATGTGGCCCGCGCCGAAGAGGCCCGAAGCGAGTTTTACCAGCGGGTGCACGCCTTTTTGAAAATCTATGAATTCCTACTGCTTCCCACTACCCAGGTGGCACCTTTTCCTGTAGAACAGGAGTGGGTCAGGGAAATCGAAGGGGTTCATATGGACACCTATATCGACTGGATGGCCATGAACTGCCTTGTAACCCTGACCGGCTTGCCGGCCGTTTCCGTCCCCTGTGGGTTTACGGGGGAAGGCCTGCCCGTGGGACTGCAGATCGTCGGCCGGCATCACAGGGATTTGGATGTGCTGCAGCTGGCCCACGCCTTCGAGCAGATCACCCGATTCAGCAGCAACCGGCCTGCCATCGACCGGGAAGCAGCATGA
- a CDS encoding Rrf2 family transcriptional regulator, with translation MRLTTKSRYGTRLILDLAVHAKNGPVPLGDVSRRQNISLKYLEQLIRKLKMAGLIKSQRGPLGGHMLNKPPESITVGDIVRTLEETSAITECAESDEKVCGVCENAGECLSRWVWLEASIAMFERLDQITIGGLLAGTYGQFGKAATVFEK, from the coding sequence ATGCGACTGACGACAAAAAGCAGATATGGCACACGGCTGATTCTTGACCTGGCGGTCCACGCAAAGAACGGTCCGGTTCCTCTCGGGGATGTCTCCAGGCGCCAGAATATTTCCCTTAAATACCTAGAGCAACTGATCCGGAAGCTGAAGATGGCAGGGTTGATAAAAAGTCAGCGGGGGCCGCTTGGCGGGCACATGCTGAACAAGCCGCCGGAAAGCATCACCGTGGGTGACATCGTCAGGACGCTGGAGGAAACCTCGGCGATCACCGAATGTGCGGAATCGGACGAAAAAGTGTGCGGCGTCTGCGAAAACGCCGGAGAGTGCCTGTCCCGCTGGGTATGGCTCGAGGCCAGCATCGCTATGTTCGAGCGCCTGGATCAGATTACCATCGGGGGCTTATTGGCCGGTACATACGGGCAGTTTGGAAAGGCTGCGACCGTTTTTGAAAAATGA
- a CDS encoding DMT family transporter produces the protein MPKQNAFFLMVLVTLIWSANGLMIKLVDWPPIAISGLRSLFAVIALLPFMRKPSRWLSFRTLAGGGGFAGALVTFVIATKLTTAANAIFLQLTAPVYVALLSGWILKERITLLDWLVTGAILLGMLLFFGDRLTMEGYWGNLSAILSAVCWAIFVLIYRREKDDAPLKIPIIGHIICVLTGLPFVMTAGWWPSSGGIWIIPMGTVGAGLSFVLYTWVIKRLAAIEAVITQTIEPIFNPVWVFLVVGERPGPWALLGGVIVLFSVTLHAILRKEKP, from the coding sequence ATGCCTAAACAAAACGCGTTTTTCCTGATGGTCCTGGTGACCTTGATCTGGAGTGCCAACGGCCTGATGATCAAGCTGGTGGACTGGCCCCCCATTGCTATCTCCGGCCTGCGCTCCCTGTTCGCCGTAATAGCACTGTTGCCTTTCATGAGGAAACCCAGCCGCTGGTTGTCTTTCAGAACGCTGGCCGGCGGCGGTGGATTTGCCGGGGCGCTGGTCACCTTTGTCATCGCCACCAAACTCACCACAGCGGCCAATGCCATTTTCCTTCAACTCACAGCCCCCGTGTATGTGGCCCTCCTGTCGGGATGGATCCTGAAGGAGCGTATCACCCTGCTGGACTGGCTCGTCACCGGTGCCATTCTCCTGGGAATGCTGCTTTTTTTCGGTGACCGTCTGACCATGGAGGGGTATTGGGGTAACCTAAGCGCCATCCTGAGCGCCGTGTGCTGGGCCATATTCGTCCTGATTTACCGCAGAGAAAAAGATGACGCGCCCCTTAAAATTCCCATCATAGGGCACATCATCTGCGTCCTTACCGGGCTGCCTTTTGTGATGACCGCCGGGTGGTGGCCCTCATCGGGCGGCATCTGGATCATCCCCATGGGGACTGTGGGTGCCGGGCTGTCGTTCGTCCTCTACACCTGGGTGATAAAGCGCCTTGCGGCCATCGAGGCCGTCATCACCCAGACGATCGAACCAATTTTCAATCCTGTGTGGGTTTTTCTGGTGGTGGGGGAGCGGCCGGGTCCCTGGGCTCTCCTGGGTGGGGTAATCGTGCTTTTTTCCGTTACCCTGCACGCAATTCTACGCAAGGAGAAGCCCTGA